From the Delphinus delphis chromosome Y, mDelDel1.2, whole genome shotgun sequence genome, the window agaaacagaaatagattgACTTGACTGAGAATGAGGTAGGTGGGTGTAGAGGGGATCAGCGAATGGTGTATTGTACATAGGGGACCTCCACACCCTCGCCGCTCTCGTCGTTGCAGCACAGCTCAAGCACCAGTGCTTGAATGTGGTGTCCCAGCTTTTGCTTTGATACTCGTCTCACTATTGCTGTCATCCTGGGGTGAGGAAAAAGAGGGTCAGGGAagtagaaagagaggaaaggactTACGGAGACAACTAAAGTAAGGAGAACAGTGAATATGAGTCGCATAGCTAGCTGATGCTTCCCACCCCAAGCAGGACCTGTTTCTGCCTTCCCACTGGCCCGACTCACGGCTGATCCAACTGTTCCTTGAGCTTGCTTGCTGTCATGAAAAAGGAGTAGAGCATGGATCTACCTTGGCACAGCATGGTGATCTCTAACTTGTGCTCTGTCTGAAGAGggtggaaaggaggaggggcaacAGTGTCACTGGGATGGACAGTACCAGTAACCTGGGCAACCAACACCACAGGTGCAGTGAGTCAAAGGGCCTTACCTTAAAGTAGTCAAGGAACTGCTTGAGGGTCATCTCTTCACCATTAGGCTGCAGCCCCTGTACCTCAAAGCGATCCCACAATGTCCACTGCTGGTTATAGTACTGTGGGACAAAGCACAGAGTAAAGCACAAAGAGTAAAACGGGAGCAAGCCCAGATCATATGCTCCTCTTTATTTCACAAACATGCCAGTTCCATTCCTACTTTGCACAGGTTCAACCAATGAACAAAGgatacacaaaattaaagaaagccTCTCACCTGGTATGATGAAAACCAGAGCCAGATACACACaacctctacacacacacacacacacacacacacacacacacacacacacacacacacacacacacacacacacacacacacgtcctaAGGCAATAAGACAGATaacaagaaaaagacaggagAAAAGTGAGAAACAAAGCTCAATTACTTACCATGTCCATTCCACTCACCCTGATATCCCAAGGCCGGAACAGAAACTGTCGATTCAGATTGGATTTTTCTATGGTGTCCATGTCTGTAATGGTGactgccccgccctccccgcagCCTAGCCCAATCATGGCAAAGTTCTTGAGCAGCTCACAGCCAACGGCCCCCACACCCACCTGGGAGGTGGCCAAGAAGAGAGGCAGAAGATGGTTAGGGTCACTGGCCTAACAAAGCCACTCACCAGTCCTCACTCCCCCTGGAGACGGCAAGAGGGGGTAAGAGGATCTACTACTGCATATTTAAGTCCCAGGGCCATAAAAATCCATGGTCATCTAAGGAAAGAGGCACAAGACTGGGGAATAAAGGACCTGGtatgaagaaaatggagaaagggaTGAGATGAGGGTACAACCAAACACCCTCCCTTGTAAGCCAAAAGGAGACTCCAGAAGAGGTGGCCAGAGGCTAGGGGACATAAAGGTAGCTTTTGACCAAAAGGATCTCTCAGCAAGAAGTATCTCTGCTTGCCCAGCTTCTCTTGCAAGCCACCGGCCCATCATAACGGTTCTGGCACTGAGTCATGTGAAGAGAAGAGAGGGTTAGAGAAAAGGCACCTTAAAAAGAACCACAATAATGCCTTCTCCATGGGCCCCAATCACATACTGGAAGGCACGTGTCCTCTGTAAAGGCCTCTTGGTCCTCAGGGAGACACTCAATGGCATCAAAGTACAGCCACTGCATAACAGGCATAAACTTTCCAGAGCAGGCCTGAGGAGGGGGTAAGAAAGAGGAAGTGATCACTGGTTAATCAGAGCTGGACAGCAAGCAGCAGGGCCAGGAAGGAACCTGGCCCACTCCCAGCACTGTCCTTCTCCACTCGCACTGACCTTCATAACCTCCTGGGCAGCCACGCCCCCAATGAAGGAATTTATGAGTGCCAGATCCCCAGCAGCCATGTAAGCCAGCTTCCGGATGAGGTCTTCATCCAGACTCTTTTGCTGCACTGCTGGCAGAGCTCGAGCATTCACAGCCTGTGCTAGGGTCACCAGTTCCGTTGCATCCTcctggaaggagaaaaagaacaatCACACcgctgtggggagagggagaggtagaAAAACTAAATAGATGAAGAGGCATAGTGGAGCTTTGGTTCAAGGACCTGGCTGGCTTGCCCACCCATCTACCTCATTGTGGGGCCGAGGGGGCTGGCCATGCTGGGCACAGAACTGGTGCAGGGCCTGGAAGCCAATGTGCAGCTGAGGAGGGCGAGAATACTTGGCAAAATCTGTTATCACGAAGTCTGGCTCTGCCAGTGAGGTGGGCAAGGATTTCTGTGGAGAGCAAGATATcagaatgaaaaaagtaaaaaacgtAGAGATGCCTGGAACCCTACAGCACACCCTCCTGCTCATACTCACAAAGCTTATCTCCTTAGTTACTTTGATCTGACTGACAACGCCTCCACAGACATAGTCAGAGAAATTGGAGGTATCACAGATACTAAAAGTGTAGGGACCTGGGGGATGAACAGAATGAAGGGTTATCTGTCAATTCATTCCTTCCCAAGACCAACAGCACTATCAAAACAGGCATGGGAAAAcctcccactcccttcctcccctaaccccctcccccatacagtgggagtttggagttaacagatgtaagctattatatacagaatggataaacaacaaggtcctactgtagagcacggaACTCTGTTcagtatcctgagataaaccatcatggaaaagaatatgaaaaagaatgtatatatagataactgagtccctttgctgtaaagcaaaaagtaacacaacattaaacattaaatcaactatccttcaactaagaaatataaataaggtATAGTACatcataaaaaaaacaacaaaaacacaacgcTGATTTCTTCAGACAGCACAGGTACCCTA encodes:
- the LOC132419240 gene encoding LOW QUALITY PROTEIN: ubiquitin-like modifier-activating enzyme 1 (The sequence of the model RefSeq protein was modified relative to this genomic sequence to represent the inferred CDS: substituted 1 base at 1 genomic stop codon), with protein sequence MSTLPLLKKRCMSGPDPKASSDCPSACSVMFKVPSEPTNGMPKTGSATDIDEGLYSRQLYVLGHEAMKHLQTSTVLVSGLRGLGVEIAKNIILGGVKAVTLHDQGTAQWADLSSQFCLREEDIGKNRAEASQPHLAELNSYVPVTTYTGALVDDFLSGFQVVVLTDSPLEDQLRVGEFCHSRGIKLVVADTRGLFGQLFCDFGEEMILTDSNGEQPLSAMISMVTKDNPGVVTCLDEAXHGFESGDFVSFMEVQGMNELNGISPLEIEVLGPYTFSICDTSNFSDYVCGGVVSQIKVTKEISFKSLPTSLAEPDFVITDFAKYSRPPQLHIGFQALHQFCAQHGQPPRPHNEEDATELVTLAQAVNARALPAVQQKSLDEDLIRKLAYMAAGDLALINSFIGGVAAQEVMKACSGKFMPVMQWLYFDAIECLPEDQEAFTEDTCLPVGVGAVGCELLKNFAMIGLGCGEGGAVTITDMDTIEKSNLNRQFLFRPWDIRYYNQQWTLWDRFEVQGLQPNGEEMTLKQFLDYFKTEHKLEITMLCQGRSMLYSFFMTASKLKEQLDQPMTAIVRRVSKQKLGHHIQALVLELCCNDESGEGVEVPYVQYTIR